A DNA window from Hevea brasiliensis isolate MT/VB/25A 57/8 chromosome 2, ASM3005281v1, whole genome shotgun sequence contains the following coding sequences:
- the LOC131168751 gene encoding probable protein S-acyltransferase 12 isoform X2: MDVNVFKLCSGLKVLGYLMILLVAGIITVSYYAVVVITWGPQLLRGGVHSLSAILMVIVFHILLGLLLWSYFRVVLKDPGSVPENWRPERLEENLEGGSCINESDFRAPENLGSTWSAPAGLDRGPHVGYCNHCQNGKPPRCHHCSVCQRCVLKMDHHCVWVVNCVGARNYKFFLLFLIVYLDAVLNLAFALSLLCFIFMHASLLSSNTTSVEVYEKKGAARWKYDLGRKQNFEQVFGRKKALWFVPLFSKDDLDSIPALHGLDFPTRSDVEA; this comes from the exons ATGGATGTTAACGTATTCAAATTATGCTCTGGTCTCAAGGTTCTCGGCTACTTGATGATCCTTCTCGTCGCCGGCATTATCACCGTCTCCTACTATGCCGTCGTGGTTATTACCTGGGGCCCGCAGTTGCTTCGCGGTGGTGTCCACTCTCTTTCGGCTATCTTGATGGTTATAGTGTTTCATATTCTG CTCGGACTTTTATTGTGGAGCTATTTTAGAGTAGTATTGAAGGACCCTGGTTCAGTCCCTGAGAATTGGAGGCCAGAGCGGTTGGAGGAGAATTTGGAGGGAGGTAGCTGTATCAATGAGTCGGATTTTAGAGCACCTGAGAATTTGGGTTCTACATGGTCTGCGCCTGCTGGGTTGGATAGGGGACCACATGTGGGCTATTGCAATCACTGCCAGAACGGCAAACCGCCGCGTTGCCATCATTGCTCTGTTT GCCAAAGATGTGTTCTGAAGATGGATCACCATTGTGTTTGGGTGGTCAATTGCGTTGGAGCCCGTAACTACaagttttttcttcttttcttg ATTGTGTACCTTGATGCAGTTCTTAATTTGGCTTTTGCTCTCAGTCTTCTTTGTTTCATATTTATGCATGCATCTCTTCTGTCAAGCAACACCACCTCTGTAGAG GTTTATGAGAAGAAAGGAGCAGCTAGGTGGAAGTATGACTTAGGCAGGAAGCAGAATTTTGAACAG GTTTTTGGCAGAAAGAAGGCATTATGGTTTGTTCCACTGTTCTCCAAGGATGATTTAGACAGCATACCTGCTCTTCATGGCCTAGATTTCCCAACACGCTCTGATGTTGAAGCATAA
- the LOC131168751 gene encoding probable protein S-acyltransferase 12 isoform X1, whose amino-acid sequence MDVNVFKLCSGLKVLGYLMILLVAGIITVSYYAVVVITWGPQLLRGGVHSLSAILMVIVFHILLGLLLWSYFRVVLKDPGSVPENWRPERLEENLEGGSCINESDFRAPENLGSTWSAPAGLDRGPHVGYCNHCQNGKPPRCHHCSVCQRCVLKMDHHCVWVVNCVGARNYKFFLLFLLYTFLETTMNTLVLLPGFIKFFDEAKNHSSSPGNLAVTFLAFVLNLAFALSLLCFIFMHASLLSSNTTSVEVYEKKGAARWKYDLGRKQNFEQVFGRKKALWFVPLFSKDDLDSIPALHGLDFPTRSDVEA is encoded by the exons ATGGATGTTAACGTATTCAAATTATGCTCTGGTCTCAAGGTTCTCGGCTACTTGATGATCCTTCTCGTCGCCGGCATTATCACCGTCTCCTACTATGCCGTCGTGGTTATTACCTGGGGCCCGCAGTTGCTTCGCGGTGGTGTCCACTCTCTTTCGGCTATCTTGATGGTTATAGTGTTTCATATTCTG CTCGGACTTTTATTGTGGAGCTATTTTAGAGTAGTATTGAAGGACCCTGGTTCAGTCCCTGAGAATTGGAGGCCAGAGCGGTTGGAGGAGAATTTGGAGGGAGGTAGCTGTATCAATGAGTCGGATTTTAGAGCACCTGAGAATTTGGGTTCTACATGGTCTGCGCCTGCTGGGTTGGATAGGGGACCACATGTGGGCTATTGCAATCACTGCCAGAACGGCAAACCGCCGCGTTGCCATCATTGCTCTGTTT GCCAAAGATGTGTTCTGAAGATGGATCACCATTGTGTTTGGGTGGTCAATTGCGTTGGAGCCCGTAACTACaagttttttcttcttttcttg CTATACACATTTTTGGAGACAACAATGAATACTCTAGTATTATTGCCTGGTTTTATCAAGTTCTTTGATGAAGCCAAAAATCATTCCAGCTCCCCTGGCAATCTAGCAGTAACTTTTTTGGCCTTTG TTCTTAATTTGGCTTTTGCTCTCAGTCTTCTTTGTTTCATATTTATGCATGCATCTCTTCTGTCAAGCAACACCACCTCTGTAGAG GTTTATGAGAAGAAAGGAGCAGCTAGGTGGAAGTATGACTTAGGCAGGAAGCAGAATTTTGAACAG GTTTTTGGCAGAAAGAAGGCATTATGGTTTGTTCCACTGTTCTCCAAGGATGATTTAGACAGCATACCTGCTCTTCATGGCCTAGATTTCCCAACACGCTCTGATGTTGAAGCATAA
- the LOC131168751 gene encoding probable protein S-acyltransferase 12 isoform X3, with protein MDVNVFKLCSGLKVLGYLMILLVAGIITVSYYAVVVITWGPQLLRGGVHSLSAILMVIVFHILLGLLLWSYFRVVLKDPGSVPENWRPERLEENLEGGSCINESDFRAPENLGSTWSAPAGLDRGPHVGYCNHCQNGKPPRCHHCSVCQRCVLKMDHHCVWVVNCVGARNYKFFLLFLVYEKKGAARWKYDLGRKQNFEQVFGRKKALWFVPLFSKDDLDSIPALHGLDFPTRSDVEA; from the exons ATGGATGTTAACGTATTCAAATTATGCTCTGGTCTCAAGGTTCTCGGCTACTTGATGATCCTTCTCGTCGCCGGCATTATCACCGTCTCCTACTATGCCGTCGTGGTTATTACCTGGGGCCCGCAGTTGCTTCGCGGTGGTGTCCACTCTCTTTCGGCTATCTTGATGGTTATAGTGTTTCATATTCTG CTCGGACTTTTATTGTGGAGCTATTTTAGAGTAGTATTGAAGGACCCTGGTTCAGTCCCTGAGAATTGGAGGCCAGAGCGGTTGGAGGAGAATTTGGAGGGAGGTAGCTGTATCAATGAGTCGGATTTTAGAGCACCTGAGAATTTGGGTTCTACATGGTCTGCGCCTGCTGGGTTGGATAGGGGACCACATGTGGGCTATTGCAATCACTGCCAGAACGGCAAACCGCCGCGTTGCCATCATTGCTCTGTTT GCCAAAGATGTGTTCTGAAGATGGATCACCATTGTGTTTGGGTGGTCAATTGCGTTGGAGCCCGTAACTACaagttttttcttcttttcttg GTTTATGAGAAGAAAGGAGCAGCTAGGTGGAAGTATGACTTAGGCAGGAAGCAGAATTTTGAACAG GTTTTTGGCAGAAAGAAGGCATTATGGTTTGTTCCACTGTTCTCCAAGGATGATTTAGACAGCATACCTGCTCTTCATGGCCTAGATTTCCCAACACGCTCTGATGTTGAAGCATAA
- the LOC131177866 gene encoding CBL-interacting serine/threonine-protein kinase 9-like isoform X1, whose translation MSVKVPSTRTSTRVGKYELGRTLGEGTFAKVKFAKNVDTGDCVAIKILDREQVLRLKMVEQLKREISTMKLIKHPNVIKIYEVMASKTKIYIVLEFVDGGELFDKIARYGRLKEDEARRYFHQLINAVDYCHSRGVSHRDLKPENLLLDSLGVLKVSDFGLSAVLSKQIRGDGLLHTACGTPNYVAPEVLKDKGYDGTGSDVWSCGVILYVLMAGYLPFDEPNFMALYSKICSADFTFPSWFSSGARKLIKRILDPNPVTRITISEILEDEWFKKGYKPPQFEQEDDVNLDDVDAAFNDSKEHLVTERKEKPVSMNAFELISKTQGFSLENLFAKQAGLVKRETRFASHSPANEIMCKIEEAAKPLGFNVDKRNYKMKLKGDKNGRKGQLSVATEVFEVAPTLHMVELRKVGGDTLEFHKFYKTFSSGLKDIVWKSEGTIEGLRS comes from the exons ATGAGCGTCAAGGTACCTTCAACGCGGACGAGCACGCGCGTAGGGAAGTACGAACTGGGAAGGACCTTAGGTGAGGGCACTTTCGCTAAGGTCAAGTTTGCCAAGAATGTCGACACTGGCGATTGCGTCGCCATTAAAATCCTTGATCGTGAGCAAGTCCTTCGTCTGAAGATGGTCGAACAG TTGAAAAGAGAAATATCAACAATGAAGCTGATCAAACATCCGAATGTCATCAAAATCTATGAG GTTATGGCCAGCAAAACAAAGATTTACATTGTTCTTGAGTTTGTTGATGGAGGGGAGCTTTTTGACAAAATT GCAAGGTACGGGAGACTTAAAGAGGATGAAGCCAGGAGATATTTCCACCAGCTTATCAATGCTGTTGATTACTGTCACAGTAGAGGAGTGTCGCATAGAGATTTGAAG CCTGAGAACCTTCTTCTTGATTCACTTGGCGTTCTTAAAGTTTCAGATTTTGGACTGAGTGCAGTATTGTCGAAGCAAATACGG GGGGATGGACTGCTTCACACTGCCTGCGGAACCCCAAATTATGTTGCCCCTGAG GTTCTCAAAGACAAAGGTTATGATGGTACAGGCTCTGATGTTTGGTCTTGTGGGGTCATTCTGTATGTTCTTATGGCTGGATACTTGCCTTTTGACGAGCCAAACTTTATGGCTTTGTATAGTAAG ATTTGCAGTGCTGACTTCACATTTCCATCGTGGTTCTCTTCTGGTGCAAGGAAACTGATAAAGCGCATTCTTGATCCAAACCCTGTTACA CGGATAACCATTTCTGAAATATTGGAAGATGAATGGTTCAAGAAAGGATACAAGCCCCCGCAGTTTGAGCAGGAAGACGATGTAAATCTTGATGATGTTGATGCTGCTTTTAATGACTCAAAG GAACATCTAGTtacagaaaggaaagagaaacctGTGTCAATGAATGCTTTTGAGCTTATTTCTAAAACCCAGGGCTTTAGCCTCGAAAATTTGTTCGCGAAGCAGGCG GGTCTTGTTAAGAGAGAAACTCGTTTTGCTTCCCATAGCCCCGCAAATGAAATTATGTGTAAAATTGAGGAAGCTGCTAAGCCTCTAGGCTTTAATGTTGACAAGCGAAACTACAAG ATGAAGTTGAAAGGTGATAAAAATGGGAGGAAGGGTCAGCTCTCTGTTGCCACTGAG GTGTTCGAGGTGGCACCAACATTGCACATGGTGGAGCTCCGGAAAGTTGGCGGTGATACACTGGAGTTTCACAAG TTTTATAAAACTTTCTCGTCAGGGTTAAAAGATATTGTCTGGAAATCTGAAGGAACCATTGAAGGATTGAG ATCATAA
- the LOC131177866 gene encoding CBL-interacting serine/threonine-protein kinase 9-like isoform X2, translated as MKLIKHPNVIKIYEVMASKTKIYIVLEFVDGGELFDKIARYGRLKEDEARRYFHQLINAVDYCHSRGVSHRDLKPENLLLDSLGVLKVSDFGLSAVLSKQIRGDGLLHTACGTPNYVAPEVLKDKGYDGTGSDVWSCGVILYVLMAGYLPFDEPNFMALYSKICSADFTFPSWFSSGARKLIKRILDPNPVTRITISEILEDEWFKKGYKPPQFEQEDDVNLDDVDAAFNDSKEHLVTERKEKPVSMNAFELISKTQGFSLENLFAKQAGLVKRETRFASHSPANEIMCKIEEAAKPLGFNVDKRNYKMKLKGDKNGRKGQLSVATEVFEVAPTLHMVELRKVGGDTLEFHKFYKTFSSGLKDIVWKSEGTIEGLRS; from the exons ATGAAGCTGATCAAACATCCGAATGTCATCAAAATCTATGAG GTTATGGCCAGCAAAACAAAGATTTACATTGTTCTTGAGTTTGTTGATGGAGGGGAGCTTTTTGACAAAATT GCAAGGTACGGGAGACTTAAAGAGGATGAAGCCAGGAGATATTTCCACCAGCTTATCAATGCTGTTGATTACTGTCACAGTAGAGGAGTGTCGCATAGAGATTTGAAG CCTGAGAACCTTCTTCTTGATTCACTTGGCGTTCTTAAAGTTTCAGATTTTGGACTGAGTGCAGTATTGTCGAAGCAAATACGG GGGGATGGACTGCTTCACACTGCCTGCGGAACCCCAAATTATGTTGCCCCTGAG GTTCTCAAAGACAAAGGTTATGATGGTACAGGCTCTGATGTTTGGTCTTGTGGGGTCATTCTGTATGTTCTTATGGCTGGATACTTGCCTTTTGACGAGCCAAACTTTATGGCTTTGTATAGTAAG ATTTGCAGTGCTGACTTCACATTTCCATCGTGGTTCTCTTCTGGTGCAAGGAAACTGATAAAGCGCATTCTTGATCCAAACCCTGTTACA CGGATAACCATTTCTGAAATATTGGAAGATGAATGGTTCAAGAAAGGATACAAGCCCCCGCAGTTTGAGCAGGAAGACGATGTAAATCTTGATGATGTTGATGCTGCTTTTAATGACTCAAAG GAACATCTAGTtacagaaaggaaagagaaacctGTGTCAATGAATGCTTTTGAGCTTATTTCTAAAACCCAGGGCTTTAGCCTCGAAAATTTGTTCGCGAAGCAGGCG GGTCTTGTTAAGAGAGAAACTCGTTTTGCTTCCCATAGCCCCGCAAATGAAATTATGTGTAAAATTGAGGAAGCTGCTAAGCCTCTAGGCTTTAATGTTGACAAGCGAAACTACAAG ATGAAGTTGAAAGGTGATAAAAATGGGAGGAAGGGTCAGCTCTCTGTTGCCACTGAG GTGTTCGAGGTGGCACCAACATTGCACATGGTGGAGCTCCGGAAAGTTGGCGGTGATACACTGGAGTTTCACAAG TTTTATAAAACTTTCTCGTCAGGGTTAAAAGATATTGTCTGGAAATCTGAAGGAACCATTGAAGGATTGAG ATCATAA
- the LOC131177867 gene encoding 3-ketoacyl-CoA synthase 1-like has protein sequence MDNIDMDNERLTAEMAFKDSSSAVIRIRQRLPDFLQSVKLKYVKLGYGYSCNPATILMCLVIFPLSIATLVQITGLQLDLVYELWTTRSLQLHEIDAATRLAGSVLLLVLLGVYLAKRSRPIYLVDFACYKPEDEWKMSVEAFMQMTEDSGLFDKETVQFQRRISTRSGLGDETYIPRGISSRPPNLCMDEARREAESVMFGALNSLFDKTGVKPRDIDILIVNCSLFNPTPSLSSMIVNHFKLRTNIKSYNLGGMGCSAGLISIDLAKDLLKANPNTYAIVVSTENITLNWYFGKDRSMLLPNCIFRMGGAAVLLSNKGQDKGWSKYQLVHTVRTHKGADDKNYQCVYQREDDKGTVGVSLARELMAVAGDALKTNITTLGPLVLPLSEQFMFFVTLVRRKLLKAKVKPYIPDFKLAFEHFCIHAGGRAVLDELQKNLQLSNWHMEPSRMTLHRFGNTSSSSLWYELAYTEAKGRVSRGDRVWQIAFGSGFKCNSAVWKALRAIPLGETRGNPWADSIHRYPVKVPVA, from the coding sequence ATGGATAATATAGACATGGATAATGAGAGATTGACGGCGGAGATGGCTTTTAAAGACTCTTCCTCTGCTGTCATAAGAATCCGTCAACGCTTGCCTGACTTCTTACAGTCCGTCAAGCTCAAATACGTTAAGTTAGGTTATGGCTACTCATGTAACCCTGCTACTATACTCATGTGTCTCGTAATTTTCCCTTTGTCCATAGCCACGCTCGTTCAAATCACTGGTCTTCAACTGGACCTGGTTTACGAGTTATGGACGACTCGGTCCCTTCAACTCCATGAAATAGACGCCGCCACTAGACTTGCCGGTTCTGTTCTATTACTTGTCCTTCTCGGAGTCTACTTGGCCAAGCGGTCCAGACCCATCTATCTGGTGGATTTTGCATGTTACAAACCGGAAGATGAATGGAAGATGTCAGTGGAGGCCTTCATGCAAATGACGGAAGATAGCGGGCTGTTTGACAAAGAAACTGTTCAATTCCAGAGGCGGATATCGACAAGGTCAGGTCTAGGAGATGAAACTTATATACCAAGAGGAATATCGTCTAGACCACCGAATTTGTGCATGGACGAAGCCCGGAGGGAAGCCGAGTCAGTCATGTTCGGAGCATTGAATTCTCTTTTCGACAAAACTGGAGTTAAACCGAGAGACATTGACATCCTCATTGTGAACTGCAGCTTGTTTAACCCGACTCCGTCTCTGTCCTCTATGATAGTGAATCACTTCAAGCTTAGAACAAACATTAAGAGTTACAATCTTGGTGGAATGGGTTGCAGTGCAGGGCTTATCTCTATAGACCTAGCCAAAGACCTTCTGAAAGCAAACCCCAACACTTATGCAATTGTGGTAAGCACAGAAAATATAACTTTGAATTGGTATTTTGGCAAGGATAGGTCAATGCTACTTCCCAACTGCATATTCCGCATGGGTGGAGCTGCCGTTCTTCTCTCGAACAAGGGCCAAGACAAGGGCTGGTCCAAATACCAGCTGGTCCACACAGTCCGAACCCACAAAGGCGCTGATGACAAAAACTACCAGTGCGTTTACCAGAGAGAAGATGATAAAGGAACTGTTGGGGTCTCATTAGCCCGTGAATTAATGGCTGTAGCTGGAGACGCATTGAAAACAAACATTACTACATTGGGTCCTCTGGTACTGCCTTTAAGCGAGCAATTTATGTTTTTTGTCACCCTTGTTAGAAGAAAGCTTTTGAAAGCAAAAGTGAAGCCCTATATACCGGATTTCAAGCTTGCTTTCGAGCATTTCTGCATACATGCTGGGGGTAGGGCTGTTCTAGACGAGTTGCAGAAGAATTTGCAACTTAGTAACTGGCACATGGAGCCATCCAGAATGACTCTGCATAGATTCGGTAACACTTCCAGTAGCTCATTGTGGTATGAACTGGCATATACAGAAGCCAAGGGTCGGGTCTCACGCGGGGACAGGGTGTGGCAGATTGCTTTTGGGTCAGGTTTCAAATGCAATAGTGCAGTGTGGAAAGCGCTCAGGGCCATCCCTCTGGGCGAAACAAGGGGTAACCCATGGGCAGACTCCATTCACAGGTATCCGGTCAAGGTTCCTGTGGCTTAA
- the LOC131177868 gene encoding heterogeneous nuclear ribonucleoprotein Q-like, giving the protein MAEGTEIEERVDLDEDNYMEEMDDDVEDQLDDDAEDDNGDARVEENAEEDYEDSKTGVIQKDQSPEMDRSRVNTEPLEDDEKPTASVQEEEKEKHAQLLALPPHGSEVFIGGLPKDALEDDLRDLCNPIGEIFEIRLMKDKDSGESKGFAFVAFKSKEIAQKAIEELHSKELKGKTLRCSLSETKNRLFIGNVPKSWTEDEFRKVIEEVGPGVELIELIKDPQNPARNRGFAFILYYNNACADYSRQKMLNANFKLDGNTPTVSWADPKGTPDHSAAAAQVKALYVKNIPENTSTEQLKELFMRHGEVTKVVMPPGKAGKRDFGFIHYAERSSALKAVKDSEKYEIDGQMLEVVLAKPQADKKPDGVYPYTAGLHPNHVPHPSYGGFAGSPYGSVSAGFGVSASFQQPVIYGRGPMPAGMHMVPMVLPDGRIGYVLQQPGVQMPQPRPRRVDRNNGPGGPGRAGSSGDDVNRSRRYRPY; this is encoded by the exons ATGGCAGAGGGAACAGAAATTGAGGAACGGGTGGATCTTGACGAGGATAATTACATGGAAGAAATGGATGATGATGTTGAAGATCAACTAGATGATGATGCAGAAGATGATAATGGAGATGCACGTGTTGAAGAAAATGCTGAAGAGGACTATGAGGACTCAAAAACTGGGGTTATTCAGAAAGATCAATCACCAGAAATGGATAGAAGCCGTGTCAATACAGAGCCTCTAGAAGATGATGAAAAACCTACTGCTTCTGTCCaagaagaggaaaaagagaaGCATGCTCAACTTCTTGCCCTTCCGCCCCATGGTTCAGAAGTTTTCATTGGTGGGCTTCCAAAGGATGCATTAGAAGATGATTTGAGGGATCTATGTAATCCAATAGGCGAAATTTTTGAG aTAAGGTTAATGAAAGATAAGGACTCTGGTGAAAGCAAGGGCTTTGCTTTTGTTGCCTTTAAATCAAAGGAGATTGCTCAAAAGGCCATTGAAGAGCTTCATAGTAAGGAGCTCAAG GGAAAAACCTTAAGATGTTCTCTTTCTGAAACCAAGAACAGATTGTTTATCGGTAATGTTCCAAAGAGCTGGACAGAGGATGAGTTTAGAAAAGTCATTGAGGAGGTTGGTCCCGGGGTGGAACTCATTGAGCTGATAAAG GATCCTCAAAATCCAGCCCGCAATCGTGGTTTTGCTTTTATATTGTATTACAATAATGCATGTGCTGATTATTCAAGGCAGAAAATGTTAAATGCAAATTTTAAGCTGGATGGAAATACCCCCACTGTCAGCTGGGCTGATCCAAAGGGCACACCTGATCATTCTGCTGCTGCTGCCCAG GTTAAGGCTTTGTATGTAAAGAACATACCTGAGAACACTAGTACTGAGCAACTGAAGGAACTATTCATGCGCCATGGGGAAGTAACAAAAGTTGTTATGCCACCTGGCAAAGCAGGAAAACGAGATTTTGGGTTCATTCATTACGCTGAAAGGTCAAGTGCATTGAAGGCTGTCAAAGATAGCGAGAAATACGAAATTGACG GTCAAATGTTGGAGGTTGTCCTTGCCAAGCCTCAGGCTGATAAAAAACCTGATGGGGTTTATCCTTACACAGCAGGGCTTCATCCAAACCATGTGCCACATCCTTCTTATGGTGGGTTTGCTGGAAGTCCATATGGCTCTGTAAGTGCTGGATTTGGTGTTTCTGCCAGTTTTCAGCAG CCAGTTATATATGGAAGGGGTCCAATGCCAGCTGGGATGCATATGGTGCCCATGGTTCTACCAGATGGTCGAATTGGCTATGTTCT TCAGCAGCCGGGTGTACAGATGCCACAACCTAGGCCGAGGAGAGTTGATCGGAACAATGGTCCAGGTGGGCCTGGGCGAGCTGGAAGTAGTGGGGATGATGTCAATCGTAGCAGAAGGTATCGCCCTTATTAG
- the LOC110661050 gene encoding probable L-gulonolactone oxidase 6 — translation MVKFRRVLRSTCLFLLLFIVRCTPPEDHIKCVSENNNCTITNSYGTFPDRSICQAAYAAYPTTEEELISLVANATKAKRKMKVATRFSHSIPKLACPDGLDGLLISTKYLNRVLEIDLQSMRMSVESGVTQRQLINEAAKAGLALPYAPYWWGLTIGGLLGTGAHGSTLWGKGSSVHDYVVALTIVSPSGPEDGFAKVRRLDESNSELNAAKVSLGVLGVISKVTLQLQPLFKRSISYVVKNDSDLGDEAASFGRQHEFADVTWYPSQRKAAYRIDNRVSSNTSGNGVYDFIPFRSTLSVGLALVRTTEENQESLHDAEGKCISARLTTTTLLTSAYGLKNNVIAFTGYPVIGYHNRLQSSGTCLDSPEDALMTACPWDPRVKGEYFLQTTFSISLSVVKNFIQDVQKLVNLEPKGLCVLEQYNGILMRYVKASSAYLGKQEDAIDFDITYFRSKDPGTPRLYEDILEEIEQLALFKYGALPHWGKNRNLAFDGAINKYKNAGEFLRVKQMYDPFGLLSNEWTDQVLGLKGSVTIVREGCALEGLCICSEDIHCAPNKGYFCRTGKIYEKARVCTLIRKKKQL, via the exons ATGGTTAAATTCCGGCGAGTTCTCCGGTCAACTTGTCTCTTCCTATTACTCTTTATAGTCCGTTGTACACCTCCTGAGGATCACATCAAATGTGTTTCAGAAAACAATAACTGCACTATTACTAATTCCTATGGGACTTTCCCTGATCGAAGCATATGCCAAGCAGCATACGCGGCGTATCCCACCACAGAAGAAGAGCTAATTTCACTAGTAGCCAATGCAACCAAGGCAAAAAGGAAGATGAAAGTGGCCACTCGCTTCTCCCATAGCATTCCTAAGCTAGCTTGTCCGGATGGTTTAGATGGGCTGCTCATAAGCACCAAATACCTCAATCGTGTGTTGGAGATTGACCTTCAATCCATGAGAATGAGTGTAGAGAGCGGCGTCACACAAAGGCAGCTTATTAACGAAGCTGCCAAGGCAGGGCTCGCTTTGCCTTATGCTCCGTACTGGTGGGGCTTGACCATCGGCGGCCTATTAGGCACGGGTGCGCATGGAAGCACGTTGTGGGGTAAAGGGAGTTCGGTTCATGACTATGTGGTGGCACTCACTATTGTTAGCCCCAGTGGGCCTGAAGATGGCTTCGCCAAAGTCCGGAGGCTCGACGAGAGTAACAGTGAACTTAATGCTGCCAAGGTCTCTCTGGGAGTTCTTGGAGTTATTTCAAAG GTTACTTTGCAACTTCAGCCTCTTTTTAAGCGATCTATATCTTACGTGGTTAAGAATGACTCAGACCTGGGTGATGAAGCAGCAAGCTTTGGTCGTCAACACGAGTTTGCAGACGTAACATGGTACCCTAGTCAACGTAAGGCAGCCTATCGAATCGACAATCGCGTTTCTTCTAACACTTCTGGAAATGGTGTATATGACTTCATCCCTTTCCGATCTACACTTTCTGTTGGATTGGCTTTGGTTAGAACCACAG AGGAAAATCAAGAATCTCTGCATGATGCTGAAGGCAAGTGCATTAGTGCTAGACTAACTACAACTACGCTCCTGACCTCAGCTTATGGATTAAAAAACAATG TTATTGCTTTCACAGGATATCCTGTAATTGGATATCACAATCGCCTTCAATCATCAGGGACTTGCCTTGATAGTCCTGAAGATGCATTAATGACGGCTTGTCCATGGGACCCAAGAGTCAAGGGTGAGTATTTTCTCCAAACCACTTTCAGTATCAGCTTGTCAGTCGTTAAGAACTTCATCCAAGATGTGCAAAAGCTAGTTAATTTGGAGCCTAAAGGGTTGTGTGTCCTAGAACAATACAATGGTATCCTCATGCGCTATGTTAAGGCGTCAAGCGCCTACTTGGGCAAGCAAGAAGATGCAATAGACTTTGATATCACATATTTTCGAAGCAAAGACCCTGGGACTCCTAGGCTCTACGAAGATATACTCGAGGAAATAGAGCAACTGGCGCTGTTTAAATACGGAGCATTGCCACATTGGGGAAAGAATCGGAACCTAGCATTTGATGGAGCTATCAATAAATACAAAAATGCTGGGGAATTTTTGAGGGTTAAGCAGATGTATGATCCATTTGGGCTCCTTTCCAATGAGTGGACAGATCAAGTGCTTGGGCTTAAAGGCAGTGTGACCATAGTAAGGGAGGGGTGTGCATTGGAAGGATTGTGTATATGCTCGGAGGACATTCATTGTGCCCCAAATAAGGGCTATTTCTGTAGAACTGGTAAAATTTATGAGAAGGCGAGGGTTTGCACCCTTATCCGCAAGAAGAAGCAATTGTGA